From one Streptomyces sp. ICC1 genomic stretch:
- a CDS encoding cold-shock protein, producing the protein MASGTVKWFNSEKGFGFIEQEGGGPDVFAHYSNIASSGFRELQEGQKVNFDVTQGQKGPQAENITPA; encoded by the coding sequence ATGGCCAGCGGAACCGTGAAGTGGTTCAACTCGGAAAAGGGCTTCGGCTTCATCGAGCAGGAGGGCGGCGGCCCGGACGTCTTCGCCCACTACTCGAACATCGCCAGCTCCGGCTTCCGTGAACTTCAGGAAGGTCAGAAGGTGAACTTCGACGTTACTCAGGGCCAGAAGGGCCCCCAGGCGGAGAACATCACCCCCGCCTGA
- a CDS encoding XRE family transcriptional regulator, translating into MKTDQPLLPGIAERGVSPRAVYDAFDPVRLTQARRLAGMTKKDVAEHLGVTPAAVGQYETGVAKPRPDLLPRLAAALDVPLPFFIAGRPSNRLDASMAYFRALRSTPKAQRERALAFAEQVWELTYALEKRVQLPPVDLPGFAGGEVHPGIDLPRDPAAAARELRKRWNLGDGPVTHLVSRMEAHGIVVVLPAADEAARTVDAFSSRSARPVAILTHNRTDDVYRHRFTAAHELGHLVLHSDATGDSRQEREADAFAAEFLTPAAGIAPLLPRRLDLTQLTEIRRVWGVSVDSLIYRCRELGMISDATASRGYQRLRALDGQPGFTAEPVDGFPGEQPALLTQAYELAEREKGLTIPRLADELGWHPAHVRRLLGSPDSRPVLRIV; encoded by the coding sequence ATGAAGACTGACCAGCCCCTGCTGCCCGGCATTGCAGAGCGCGGTGTGAGTCCGCGCGCCGTCTACGACGCCTTCGACCCGGTACGCCTGACTCAGGCCAGGCGCCTCGCGGGAATGACGAAGAAGGACGTGGCAGAGCACCTCGGCGTGACGCCCGCGGCAGTGGGTCAGTACGAGACGGGCGTGGCCAAGCCCCGCCCGGATCTCCTCCCGCGGCTCGCCGCCGCGCTCGACGTGCCGCTGCCCTTCTTCATCGCCGGCCGGCCCAGCAACCGGCTCGATGCCTCCATGGCGTACTTCCGGGCCTTGCGGAGCACGCCCAAGGCGCAGCGTGAACGCGCCCTCGCGTTCGCCGAGCAGGTGTGGGAGCTGACGTACGCACTGGAGAAGAGGGTCCAGCTCCCGCCCGTCGACCTCCCGGGCTTCGCAGGCGGGGAGGTCCACCCCGGGATCGATCTGCCTCGCGATCCGGCAGCGGCCGCGCGCGAGTTGCGGAAGCGCTGGAACCTCGGAGACGGACCGGTGACCCATTTGGTCAGCCGCATGGAAGCCCACGGCATCGTGGTGGTCCTGCCGGCCGCGGACGAGGCGGCTCGCACCGTCGACGCCTTCTCCTCCCGCTCGGCCCGTCCGGTGGCGATCCTCACGCACAACCGCACCGACGACGTGTACCGCCACCGCTTCACCGCAGCACACGAGCTGGGTCACCTCGTCCTGCACAGTGACGCCACGGGCGACAGCAGGCAAGAACGCGAGGCCGATGCCTTCGCCGCGGAATTCCTGACCCCGGCGGCCGGCATCGCACCGCTACTCCCTCGGCGCCTCGACCTGACTCAGCTCACCGAGATCCGCCGGGTCTGGGGGGTCAGCGTCGACTCGCTCATCTACCGCTGCCGCGAGCTGGGCATGATCTCCGACGCCACCGCGAGCCGCGGGTATCAGCGGCTGCGCGCGCTCGACGGCCAGCCCGGCTTCACCGCGGAGCCGGTCGATGGCTTCCCCGGTGAACAGCCCGCTCTGCTGACACAGGCATACGAACTCGCTGAACGCGAGAAGGGCCTCACCATCCCTCGCCTGGCCGATGAGTTGGGGTGGCACCCCGCCCATGTCCGCCGGCTCCTGGGCTCACCCGACAGCAGGCCGGTTCTGCGCATCGTTTGA